The following proteins are encoded in a genomic region of Candidatus Palauibacter australiensis:
- a CDS encoding PIN domain nuclease, which yields MIVDTSAWIEYLRRTESPANLALRHAVQAGSAIATPAPVVMELLSGCRNETEESDLLKLLGRFEILIPDSLGHFQGAARIYRTCRRAGWTIRSSVDCLVAAAALDARRPLLARNRDFDTIARLTELELVVPTAPESHA from the coding sequence GTGATCGTCGACACGTCCGCGTGGATCGAATACCTGCGCCGCACCGAAAGTCCCGCCAACCTTGCTTTGAGACACGCCGTACAGGCCGGGAGCGCGATCGCCACGCCCGCTCCCGTGGTCATGGAACTCCTTTCAGGCTGTCGCAACGAAACCGAGGAGTCGGATCTGTTGAAGCTGCTCGGTCGCTTCGAGATCCTGATCCCCGACTCGCTGGGCCACTTCCAGGGTGCAGCGCGGATCTATCGTACCTGCCGGCGCGCGGGGTGGACGATTCGGTCCTCGGTAGACTGCCTCGTCGCCGCCGCGGCCCTGGATGCGCGTCGCCCGCTGCTGGCCCGGAATCGTGACTTCGACACCATCGCCCGCCTCACGGAACTCGAACTCGTCGTTCCGACCGCGCCGGAATCACACGCCTGA
- a CDS encoding DUF222 domain-containing protein, with amino-acid sequence MPVTPDARDASNADASNADASNADASNADVSHPAVLNGDPVGDEIAELCAHLDAAQYRLLILLRRFDEEERWSGWRSCAHWLNWRAGISLGAARERLRAARRLADLPLTSAEMEKGRLSWSKVRA; translated from the coding sequence ATGCCTGTCACGCCCGACGCCCGCGATGCCTCGAACGCTGATGCCTCGAACGCTGATGCCTCGAACGCTGATGCCTCGAACGCTGATGTCTCCCACCCCGCGGTCCTGAACGGCGACCCCGTCGGCGACGAGATCGCCGAACTCTGCGCCCACCTCGACGCTGCCCAGTATCGGCTCCTGATCCTGCTGCGCCGCTTCGATGAGGAGGAACGCTGGAGCGGCTGGCGCTCCTGCGCCCACTGGCTGAACTGGCGCGCCGGGATCTCCCTCGGCGCCGCGCGGGAGCGGCTGCGGGCAGCCCGGCGCCTCGCCGACCTGCCCCTGACCTCGGCCGAGATGGAGAAGGGGCGGCTCTCCTGGTCCAAGGTCCGGGCGTT
- a CDS encoding sugar phosphate isomerase/epimerase, giving the protein MSARPITLFTGQWADMPLETLAARAAAWGYDGLELACWGDHFDVVRATEEDGYAAGQRDLLASHGLDVHAISNHLVGQAVCDPIDARHQLILPDRVWGDGDPEAVRRRAAAEMSRSAAAAAALGVPVVNGFTGSSIWAAAYAFPPHPPRFVDAGFTDFADRWNPILDAFDAAGVKFALEVHPTEIAFDAASAARAVEAVAGRAAFGFNYDPSHLAYQGVDYVGFILEFSDRIYHAHMKDVWWSDTPRRSGAFGGHLDFGHADRGWDFRSIGRGRVDFEEVLRALDRVGYNGPLSIEWEDSGMDREHGAREACERLRALTFPPSATAFDAAFSED; this is encoded by the coding sequence ATGAGTGCACGACCGATCACGCTGTTCACCGGCCAGTGGGCGGACATGCCGCTGGAGACGCTCGCGGCCCGGGCGGCCGCGTGGGGCTACGACGGGCTCGAGCTGGCCTGCTGGGGGGACCACTTCGACGTCGTGCGGGCCACGGAGGAGGACGGCTACGCGGCCGGGCAGCGCGACCTGCTGGCGTCCCACGGCCTCGACGTGCACGCGATCTCCAACCATCTCGTCGGCCAGGCCGTGTGCGATCCGATCGACGCCCGCCACCAGCTCATTCTGCCGGATCGCGTGTGGGGCGACGGCGACCCCGAGGCCGTGCGGCGGCGGGCCGCGGCGGAAATGAGCCGGTCGGCCGCCGCGGCGGCTGCGCTCGGCGTCCCGGTCGTGAACGGCTTCACCGGCAGCTCGATCTGGGCCGCCGCCTACGCCTTCCCCCCGCACCCGCCGCGCTTCGTGGACGCCGGCTTCACCGACTTCGCCGACCGCTGGAACCCGATCCTCGACGCCTTCGACGCGGCCGGCGTGAAGTTCGCCCTCGAGGTACACCCGACGGAGATCGCGTTCGACGCCGCCAGCGCGGCGCGGGCCGTGGAGGCCGTGGCGGGGCGCGCCGCATTCGGCTTCAACTACGATCCCAGCCACCTCGCCTACCAGGGCGTCGACTACGTCGGTTTCATCCTCGAATTCAGCGACCGCATTTACCATGCCCATATGAAGGACGTGTGGTGGTCCGACACCCCGCGCCGCTCCGGCGCCTTCGGCGGCCACCTCGACTTCGGGCACGCGGACCGCGGCTGGGACTTCCGCTCCATCGGGCGCGGGCGGGTGGACTTCGAGGAGGTCCTGCGCGCCCTCGACCGGGTCGGCTACAACGGCCCCCTCTCGATCGAGTGGGAGGACAGCGGCATGGACCGAGAGCACGGGGCCCGGGAAGCGTGCGAGCGGCTCCGCGCCCTCACCTTCCCGCCTTCCGCCACCGCCTTCGACGCCGCCTTCTCCGAGGACTGA